The uncultured Dysgonomonas sp. genome contains the following window.
ATATAAAATCAAAGGAAGCTTTGTATTGTATCCGGTCGATAAAGCCCGGAGCGGGTTTGGTTAATAGTTCGTTGACTTGCTCAAAAAAGGTCTGGTTCTTATATTTGTTGTCCAATATGCCGGAAAGTATCTGGTCCATACTCGTTTCGGGTACGGTTTCTTCGCCAAGTTCGGGAAGTACATTGGAAATATAGTCGGCAAAAACCTTGTTGGGCGATATAATTAGTATGTCTTTCGATGAAATACTGCCATTGAAAGCGTACAACAGGTAAGCGATGCGGTGTAGGGCGATAGAGGTTTTACCCGATCCGGCAACTCCCTGTATAATGAGTGCGTGGGCATCTTCATTTCGGATAATCCGGTTCTGCTCCCTCTGGATGGTCGCCACGATGTTCCTCATCTTATCGTCCGCATTGGAACTCAGCTCCTTTTGCAGGATATCATCGTGAACGGTCAGCGAACTTTCGATCATATACTCCATTCTGCCGTTGCGGATGCGGTATTGCCGTTTCAGGGATATATCGCCTTTTATCTCGCCTGCCGGGGATATATAATCGGCTTCTCCCAATTCATGGTCGTAGAACATACTGGAAATCGGAGCCCGCCAGTCATAGATCAGATTCGTTTTGCTTTCTGGGTCATAGAAGGTATGGATGCCGATATAGACAGGCATTACCTTACTGCTTGGCATACCCTCTTTAAAATCGATCCGTCCGAAGTAAGGTATATCCAGTATCTTACCCAACCGCTTACGTTTGTCGATTACGCTTTCGCCCAATGCGAAATGATTCAGAATGCTTTCCCGCATAGAACGGATTTCGTGCGGGTCGATATCCTTATTCGACCATAAGTAGTCCTTATACTCTGCCAGTGTATCCACATGGTCTTTGACCGATACATCCGCATGATTAATCGTGTTTTTCAGGATACTGATAACCTGCTGCAAATACGCTCTTTCTTGTTTTTCTGTTTTATTGAATACCATAAATCTGTGATTGTTACGTTAAAAAAGACACAAAAGGGTTGGCAAAATTACCGGATTGCTTTGATTTGCTAAATAGCTATTTATAGCTATATATCGCCCTGAATTTGTATCTTTGCACCTTTACAAGGAAGATGGATATTCTTACAGTTGCAGAACAGAACCGGCAAACCGCTTGGGAAATACTGGAAGCCACCGGAATTATCCCGGCATGGGAACGTATCGGTGCGGAAGTTCATATTGTAGGCTCGCTCAAATCGGGTTTGATGATGAAAAGCAGGGATATTGATATGCATGTCTATACCGATAAACTTGACATTGCAGAAAGTTTTTCTGTAATACAAAAATTGGCTGAAAATCCTGGCGTGAAAGAAATCCATTACAAAAACGGGATCAACACGGAGGAAGAGTGTATCGAATGGCACGCTATATATGAAGATACCGATGCGAATAACTGGAAGTTCGATATGATCCATATTCGTAAGGGATCGAGGTACGACGGAGTAGTGGAGAAAGTAACCGATGCGATTATTTCGCGACTTACGCCTGAAATCAGAAATACGATCCTGCAAATAAAATACGATATGCCGAACGGGGTTCAAGTTCCGGGAATAGAGATATACCATGCCGTATTTACCGGAGGTGTCGGAAATTACGAGGAATTGGAACGGTGGCGCAAGACAAACCCGCTGACCGACAGTTTGGACTGGATGCCGTGAATAGCTATAGTGCCCCGAAACCACCGATTAAATTTACCGCTTCCATAGCGTTATCAACATGAAGTTTTGCCAATATGTTTTTCCGGTGGTTATTGACAGTGTAGATGCTTAGATTCAACTTATCGGCAATTTCCTTGCTCAAATGCCCCTGTCGAATCAGCAATAGGATTTCCTTTTCACGTTTCGTCAATTGCTTTTCTACCGGAATAGGTAAAGATGTGAGCGTTTCGTTTGTTTTGATATTGACAACAGTACGCTTGACGTGGTTTGTGGGCAACTGATTTGGGGATATTTCCATAATTCCCATAACAATCCAAGCCTTGCCATTTTTATCGGTTTGGATAACCTGATGGCGGCTTATTACATTTATATACTGCTTTTTTGTATTGAGCATCCGTAGCTGGAAAATCTGCTTGTAATCGTTCCTTTGTTCTGGAGGAAGCGAATAAATAAACTGCCCGTGTTCTATTTGGTATTCGGTCAGTTCTTTCCGGTCATCGGGATGAATCCTTTCTTCCAGAAAATCGCCATGCTCTTGTATCACTGTTATCTTTTCAGGCTCATATCCGAAAATAGCGGAAAAACTTTCCGAAGCGAAGTCATATCTTCTTTGGAATACATCGACCGTAAAAATACAACTCCCGCTTATCCGGGCAAATTCCCGTATGGATTCCCTTTTCTCATTCCACAGATCGTAATCCACGTCAAGACCGCTTATCTGCTGTCTTGACCATAATTCTTCGGGGGTTATATCGTGCTGATCCATAGTGCAAAGGTAGCTATAAATAGCCATTTACAAACCATCTAACTTATTATATATTTGGATGCCACTAAGAAAATCCATAGTCAAACGATGATAATATAAAATTCACTTATTAATCATAAAATCTGACATTTATGGATCATTTAAAAAACACGAAGTTATTCAGCTTATTGTCTGATGCTTCACCAGTGACAAACAAAGAAATGCAAAGTGCCTATGAAAGTTTTATAGACCAAGCAGTAATCCTTAATCAGTCCGAATCTGACTACACAAAAATCTTTCGGATATTGAGTTTTACTCGTATTGAGTTTGATTCTCTAAGAGTGTCTTCTCTTTACGGGCAGGGGGAAAAATGTCTTGAAATTCGTCTTCCTTAAGAAAATCATCCTCTTCCTTGAATCAGAAATTGAGTTGCTGAAACTCCAAATCCAACATCCCGCACAGTTCCACCCGACTAGTACGCAAACTTTCAAATCCACCTTATCACTCATTCCCAAGTCTGAAAATCTGGGTGTTATGGGTATGACCGAGATTCTCACTTCATTAAGTTTGTTGGGAGGAATGACCGATAACACCGGAGAAGATCCCACCACAATAGCTTTTGCCGATACCTTTGAACAGGCTTTTGGATTTAGCTATAACGATATTTATGACCGCCAATATGAATTGTTCCGGCGGAAACCTTGCAATCTCACTAAAACGCTTGATGCCATGAAAACCGCTCTGATGAAAGAGTATAAAAAGCGTAAATCCCAAAGGGATAAAAAAGAAAATGAAAAAAGATGACTTTGTAAGCGGTTGATATATAGCTGATTGTTTTTTCAAGTAGAGGGGTCTGTACCGGACTCCTCTATTTTTATTGCTTCGTTCTGCTGAATTTTGCTTCATCAATCGATTGAGAATAAGAATGTTTAATCTGAAAAATGGAGCAATTATGTATTTAGATAACGAAGATTTTGAAAAATGGATGGAAAAGCTATCCAAAAAACTGAACGAAATAGGGGCAGACCTTAAATCGCTCATCAATACAAAAGAAGTATTCGATGATGAAGAAAGGTTATTGGATAACCAAGATTTAGCTTTTCTTCTGAAAGTATCGAAGCGAACATTACAACGATATCGAAGCAGTAAAAAACTACCCTTCTTTATGATAGCCCACAAGACCTATTATCGGACTTCTGATGTGCGGGAGTTTGTGCGTTCGCACATGGATTTTCAAACCTATCAGGACTTTGAAAAGAAGCACCCAAAGGATGATAAGGATAAAAAAGATAAATGATTCTGCTCTTTATGCTTTAAGCAGAATAGCGCAAGCGAATAAAGGCTTGTTTTAAGTTTACGCCTTCAAAAGTAGCTCCGCATTTAACAGAAACAACTTCGCCTACCGGCTCTGTTTGTTTCGCTAAATTAAGCAAGAGGGAACTGGACAAGTCCTGTTCTTCCCTCTTGCCCTGCGGGGCAAAGCCTTCGGCTTTAGCGGTTTGTATTAAACCGCTGTAATTAGTCTAATAATTAGCTTTTGAATATTATCGCTAATTATCAGGCATTTAAAGGTATGAATTCCCATGAAAAAGTAATTATCATGCAAAATAAAGGTCAGAAGATAATATATACTACCGTTTCCATAGACAAGGAAACGGGTCGGTTAGTTGAAAAGATATGTAAACGCTATTCGCTGAAAAAGAGTGAAGTTGTAAAATTGGCATTCGGGTATATTGACAAGGCTCATATCAACCCTGCCGATGCTCCTGAATCCGTAAAATCAGAACTTGCCAAGATTAACAAACGACAGGATGATATAATCCGATTCATCCGAAGATACGAAGAAGACCAGCTAAACCCGATGATACGCACAAGCCATTCAATAGCTGTCCGCTTCGATACTGCCATAAAAGAGCAGAAAGAATTAATAAGCTCGGAGATAAATATCTCACGGGAGTTACAGGATAATGTTCTGAAAAAAATAAGCGAAACATTCAACCAACATGCAGAAGTGATTAATAACCAAGCCAAACAAATAAACGACCTTGTCCAAGCTATAAATTTATCTTCCAGGAAACAAGAACGGAACAATAATAAACTCCTGAAACTGATTTCCCTTTATTCGGAATTGACTACCTGCGGAGTAATGGATGGCAAGCGGAAAGAGAACCTGAAAGCAGAAATAAACGACCTGATAAACGAGTAACTCCAATGAACATAGATTTCCCGCCACCGTCCAAAGGCACATACAACAATGCAGGCAGTAGCCGGAGATTAGCCGACTATTGCGAGCATGAAGATTTAGAACGTATGGAGCAGGGAATCTATACCGAAGGATTTTTCAATTTGGCAGACGATAATATCTACAAATCACAGGTTGTAAAAGATATAGACGGCAATATCGGTCAGCTAATGAAAACGGATGCCAAGTTTTACGCTATCCACGTCAGCCCATCGGAGAAAGAACTCAAAGCAATGGGTAATACCGAACAGGAACAAGCCGAAGCCATGAAACGATATATCCGGGAAGTAGTCATTCCTGAATATGCCAAGAATTTCAATAAAGGACTATCGGCAGAAGATATTAAGTTTTATGGCAAGATACATTTCAATCGGGACAGGTCAAACAATGAACTGAATATGCACTGCCACTTGATTGTCAGCCGAAAAGACCAGAGCAACAAAAAGAAACTATCCCCGCTTACCAACCATAAGAATACCAAGAAAGGAGCAATCAAAGGCGGTTTTGACCGTACTAACCTGTTCCGACAGGCAGAACAGGGTTTTGATAGGTTATTTAACTACGATAGGCAACTAACAGAATCTTTTGAATATTATAACACCATGAAGAACGGTAATATATCCGACCAACTTAAAATGCAGGAGCAACAGATTTCCGATGAAAGGAAAAATACAAATGTGCAAGTAGGCATGTATGTAGATGAGCTGGAAAGTAAACTATCTGCCAACCTATCCGAATTAGGTTTATCCTCTGTATTGGGCATTATATCTCCCGAACCGAGCAATACACTTGATGAACAAATACCCGTGAAAAGAAAAAAGAAGAAGCCCAAACGAGGGTTCAAGAGGTAATGTGATTCTTTATTCATTTGATTTACAAAAGTACATTCCGGCAATAGAACGGAAACACCAAGCCGCAAGCGGTTTTTAGAAATTTCTTCCTTTCCGTACCGGAAAGAGTAAATTTCTAAAAAGTGTTGCCTTATCTATTCCCTGCATGAGTGAAACGTATATCAATTGAAAAAAGAGAAAAAACATGTGTTGTTAGATGATGAATTACGCCAACCTATTCCACTTCCAGCCACTGCATCAAACTTCTGAAAATCAATTCATATTTTACTTTTCTTTGCCGGTAGTTCATTGCAATGGAACAGATTTAAGTAATAACATTAAAAAGAAAACAAATATGGAAGTAATAGCAATAGAAGGCAAAACCTTCGGACTGGTAAAAGAACGGTTCGAGTCTTTTGCCAAACAAATCAAACAATGGTGCGGAACGGATCAGCCAAATAACAAATGGCTTGACAATCAGGATGTATGTACTCTCCTGAACATTTCCAAGCGGACATTACAATATTACCGCAACACAGGTAAAATATCTTTCTCGCAAGTCAACAATAAATGCTACTATAAAGCATCTGATGTTGAGAAACTACTCAATGATTCTAAAATCTCAAAATCCGGTAAGAAATGAAAGAGCAGTCATTTGATTTAAAAGTTCTGTCCGGAAATTGGGAAAGTGTAAACCTAAATCCGACAGTTATCATTTATCGGGATGGAGAACATTATATGCTAAGTGTAATCCACATGAACGAAACGAGTAAACAGGCAACTCCTGCTACTTATGAAATTCAGGAAGATGAAGGCGGTTTCTTTATCAACTACAATCTGAAACGGGTAGCTATCAACTATGATAAGAAACAGGATTTATTAACTATCTCTGCATTGGGCGACTATATGCGGAACTAAAATCGTTTTTTATATGGA
Protein-coding sequences here:
- a CDS encoding phosphoglycerate mutase family protein, whose amino-acid sequence is MDILTVAEQNRQTAWEILEATGIIPAWERIGAEVHIVGSLKSGLMMKSRDIDMHVYTDKLDIAESFSVIQKLAENPGVKEIHYKNGINTEEECIEWHAIYEDTDANNWKFDMIHIRKGSRYDGVVEKVTDAIISRLTPEIRNTILQIKYDMPNGVQVPGIEIYHAVFTGGVGNYEELERWRKTNPLTDSLDWMP
- a CDS encoding LuxR C-terminal-related transcriptional regulator; translated protein: MDQHDITPEELWSRQQISGLDVDYDLWNEKRESIREFARISGSCIFTVDVFQRRYDFASESFSAIFGYEPEKITVIQEHGDFLEERIHPDDRKELTEYQIEHGQFIYSLPPEQRNDYKQIFQLRMLNTKKQYINVISRHQVIQTDKNGKAWIVMGIMEISPNQLPTNHVKRTVVNIKTNETLTSLPIPVEKQLTKREKEILLLIRQGHLSKEIADKLNLSIYTVNNHRKNILAKLHVDNAMEAVNLIGGFGAL
- a CDS encoding helix-turn-helix domain-containing protein codes for the protein MYLDNEDFEKWMEKLSKKLNEIGADLKSLINTKEVFDDEERLLDNQDLAFLLKVSKRTLQRYRSSKKLPFFMIAHKTYYRTSDVREFVRSHMDFQTYQDFEKKHPKDDKDKKDK
- a CDS encoding BfmA/BtgA family mobilization protein, producing MQNKGQKIIYTTVSIDKETGRLVEKICKRYSLKKSEVVKLAFGYIDKAHINPADAPESVKSELAKINKRQDDIIRFIRRYEEDQLNPMIRTSHSIAVRFDTAIKEQKELISSEINISRELQDNVLKKISETFNQHAEVINNQAKQINDLVQAINLSSRKQERNNNKLLKLISLYSELTTCGVMDGKRKENLKAEINDLINE
- a CDS encoding DUF5712 family protein — encoded protein: MNIDFPPPSKGTYNNAGSSRRLADYCEHEDLERMEQGIYTEGFFNLADDNIYKSQVVKDIDGNIGQLMKTDAKFYAIHVSPSEKELKAMGNTEQEQAEAMKRYIREVVIPEYAKNFNKGLSAEDIKFYGKIHFNRDRSNNELNMHCHLIVSRKDQSNKKKLSPLTNHKNTKKGAIKGGFDRTNLFRQAEQGFDRLFNYDRQLTESFEYYNTMKNGNISDQLKMQEQQISDERKNTNVQVGMYVDELESKLSANLSELGLSSVLGIISPEPSNTLDEQIPVKRKKKKPKRGFKR
- a CDS encoding helix-turn-helix domain-containing protein, giving the protein MEVIAIEGKTFGLVKERFESFAKQIKQWCGTDQPNNKWLDNQDVCTLLNISKRTLQYYRNTGKISFSQVNNKCYYKASDVEKLLNDSKISKSGKK
- a CDS encoding DUF3876 domain-containing protein, yielding MKEQSFDLKVLSGNWESVNLNPTVIIYRDGEHYMLSVIHMNETSKQATPATYEIQEDEGGFFINYNLKRVAINYDKKQDLLTISALGDYMRN